From Aristaeella lactis, the proteins below share one genomic window:
- a CDS encoding SGNH/GDSL hydrolase family protein, translating to MKRQTPFCLAAALFLCACLMFGSCSASAESVWQGKTWYAFGDSITSLGYYIDTVNEELGTVSVKYDHSGYSYAELANVYTEMITDTAPDLITLFAGTNDFGHSGRIKDMENGLRTILNGLYTAYPTVQIVIITPLQRNFDHESKPIETGGLGPNKLGKYLIDYVKAIRAIAEEYGTPCLDLYSCGGMNLLNAREKTMNGDGLHPSVTYGPVIGHIIAQFISGYAPYNP from the coding sequence ATGAAACGTCAAACGCCGTTCTGCCTGGCTGCGGCGCTGTTTTTATGCGCCTGTCTCATGTTCGGTTCCTGTTCCGCGTCAGCGGAATCCGTATGGCAGGGAAAAACCTGGTATGCCTTCGGGGACTCCATCACTTCCCTGGGATACTATATCGACACCGTCAACGAGGAGCTCGGAACCGTGTCTGTGAAGTATGACCATTCCGGTTACTCCTACGCTGAGCTGGCGAACGTCTATACGGAAATGATCACGGATACCGCGCCGGACCTGATCACCCTGTTCGCCGGAACCAATGATTTCGGTCACAGCGGCAGGATAAAGGATATGGAAAACGGCCTGCGGACTATCCTGAACGGGCTGTACACCGCCTATCCCACGGTCCAGATTGTGATCATCACCCCGCTCCAGCGGAACTTTGACCATGAATCCAAGCCCATTGAAACCGGAGGCCTCGGCCCCAACAAGCTGGGAAAATACCTGATCGATTACGTGAAGGCCATCCGGGCCATCGCGGAGGAATACGGTACGCCCTGCCTGGACCTGTATTCCTGCGGCGGCATGAACCTCCTCAATGCCCGGGAGAAAACCATGAACGGAGACGGCCTCCATCCCAGCGTCACCTATGGCCCGGTCATCGGCCACATCATCGCCCAGTTCATCAGCGGATACGCTCCGTATAACCCCTGA
- a CDS encoding GGDEF domain-containing protein, translated as MSTIIHVELDVLCFVILAVIGYQITRSVSKQMNRVLFRTLIYGIMFFLALDIIWVLTEGRMFPGAVAFNKVIDALYLGVGVILGCVWYLYVLETLGYRITRQITSLVMLPGAIFLVLSIISIWTGWIFTVTPENHYVHGPWFTVYNAGTLFILFLPLVHIIIRLLNRREGTPRWMVWKLLLFYIPPVVGTLISIPYTGLPGTWTCASVSIVLMYIDDQEREILRDSLTGLNNRKTLDSVFEDYTRQAGEGKQLYLFMMDLDNFKGINDTLGHSVGDRALVQTAQLLTGSLAGMKGYIARFGGDEFLVMSFFGSEEEASEYKEKLTESFREYNEKEKLPYLLKTSIGFSRWQPGQSLAELTELADGQLYEEKAKTKKKRRKTGSR; from the coding sequence ATGTCAACCATCATTCATGTGGAACTGGACGTGCTGTGTTTCGTGATCCTTGCGGTGATCGGATACCAGATCACAAGAAGCGTCAGCAAGCAGATGAACCGGGTGCTGTTCCGCACACTGATCTACGGTATCATGTTTTTCCTGGCACTGGATATCATCTGGGTGCTGACGGAAGGACGTATGTTCCCCGGCGCTGTGGCCTTCAACAAGGTGATCGACGCGCTGTATCTCGGTGTCGGTGTCATTCTGGGATGCGTCTGGTACCTGTATGTGCTGGAAACCCTTGGATACAGGATCACCCGGCAGATAACATCCCTTGTGATGCTTCCCGGCGCGATCTTCCTGGTACTGAGTATCATTTCCATATGGACAGGCTGGATCTTTACCGTGACCCCGGAAAACCACTATGTCCATGGCCCGTGGTTCACGGTGTACAACGCCGGGACGCTGTTCATTCTGTTCCTGCCGCTGGTTCATATCATCATCCGGCTGCTGAACAGGCGGGAGGGGACACCCCGGTGGATGGTGTGGAAGCTGCTGCTGTTCTATATCCCGCCGGTGGTCGGTACCCTGATCAGCATTCCCTATACAGGCCTGCCGGGAACATGGACCTGCGCGTCGGTTTCCATTGTGCTGATGTATATCGATGACCAGGAACGGGAAATCCTGCGGGACAGCCTGACGGGACTGAACAACCGGAAAACGCTGGACAGCGTATTCGAGGATTATACGAGGCAGGCCGGAGAAGGAAAGCAGCTGTATCTTTTCATGATGGACCTGGACAATTTCAAGGGGATCAATGACACACTCGGCCATTCTGTCGGTGACCGGGCGCTGGTGCAGACGGCCCAGCTGCTGACCGGCTCCCTGGCGGGGATGAAGGGCTATATCGCCCGCTTCGGCGGGGATGAGTTCCTGGTGATGAGCTTTTTCGGAAGCGAGGAGGAAGCGTCTGAATACAAGGAGAAGCTGACGGAAAGCTTCCGGGAATACAACGAAAAGGAAAAGCTGCCGTACCTGCTGAAAACCAGTATCGGATTCAGCCGCTGGCAGCCGGGGCAGAGCCTGGCGGAGCTGACGGAACTGGCGGACGGACAGCTGTATGAGGAAAAAGCAAAAACCAAAAAGAAGAGACGGAAAACGGGATCGCGCTGA
- a CDS encoding MarR family winged helix-turn-helix transcriptional regulator: MMNRDSDVILASLKLARAMRRCPPERNEFPFPPAIGRLLECAARNPGVSSRELCEFLDLRPSSLSEMLSRAEADGLITRTVDEADRRVQRISLSDKGQKAVTEMENVRNLDAQKKTACLTEEEKEQFCLLCNKLSAHMERLALDLPEDRRMPPPPPGPDFPPRVPGFPHPGPDGQDDEKPRKPGRPPFPPGGRFKC; this comes from the coding sequence ATGATGAATCGTGACAGCGATGTGATCCTTGCCTCCCTGAAGCTGGCGCGCGCCATGCGCCGCTGCCCGCCGGAGCGCAATGAGTTCCCTTTTCCCCCGGCCATCGGCCGCCTGCTGGAATGCGCCGCCCGGAATCCCGGCGTTTCCTCCCGTGAACTGTGTGAGTTCCTGGACCTGCGTCCCTCTTCCCTGAGTGAAATGCTCTCCCGTGCCGAGGCGGACGGACTGATCACCCGCACCGTGGATGAAGCGGACCGCCGTGTCCAGCGGATTTCCCTGTCTGATAAAGGGCAGAAGGCCGTTACGGAAATGGAAAACGTCCGTAATCTGGACGCACAGAAGAAAACCGCCTGCCTGACAGAAGAGGAAAAAGAGCAGTTCTGCCTCCTGTGCAACAAGCTCAGCGCCCATATGGAACGGCTTGCCCTGGACCTGCCGGAAGACCGGCGTATGCCGCCGCCTCCTCCCGGTCCGGATTTTCCGCCCCGTGTTCCCGGTTTTCCGCATCCCGGCCCGGACGGGCAGGATGATGAAAAGCCGCGCAAACCCGGCCGTCCACCATTCCCGCCCGGAGGAAGGTTTAAGTGCTGA
- a CDS encoding hemolysin family protein, producing the protein MGLWLALILCILLSAFFSATETAFSACNRVKLKTVDGPRKEKAQIALGLLEKYDSLITTVLIGNNLVNIVGTAIATLLFTTRILPGQEDLATTIASVMMTVLVLFLGEVGPKTLAKQQPEKYAMYVSPVIRFLMTVLKPLDWLFALWRKLLAKLVKPEQEESQIEEELMTMIDEAQTEGDIEEEEGELIRSAIEFNDQNAADIMTPRVDVTALEDTATIETAADVFRDTWFSRIPVYHEDLDHIVGILHEKDFYKLTHEGCTDITKIMKEPVFAPATLSISNLLKLFRTSQTHLVILLDEYGGTDGIVTMEDVLEELVGEIYDEHDEVSEEVVEQEDGTLIVDGNMQLQELLEKFGVEDDEYDADTVGGWASEMLEKVPEVGDSFTLDRHQFTVTEMDGFRVIRMQVTELPEETETAEAEETGEPEAEE; encoded by the coding sequence ATGGGTCTATGGCTTGCCCTGATCCTGTGTATCCTGCTTTCGGCGTTCTTTTCCGCAACGGAAACGGCTTTTTCCGCCTGTAACCGGGTGAAACTGAAAACGGTAGACGGTCCCCGGAAGGAAAAGGCCCAGATCGCCCTTGGCCTCCTTGAAAAATATGACTCACTGATCACAACTGTACTGATCGGCAACAACCTGGTGAACATCGTGGGCACGGCTATCGCCACCCTGTTGTTCACCACGCGTATTTTACCGGGACAGGAAGACCTGGCCACCACCATCGCTTCTGTGATGATGACGGTGCTGGTTCTGTTCCTCGGCGAGGTGGGCCCCAAGACACTGGCCAAACAGCAGCCGGAAAAATATGCCATGTATGTCAGCCCGGTCATCCGCTTCCTGATGACAGTGCTTAAGCCCCTGGACTGGCTGTTTGCCCTGTGGCGGAAGCTGCTGGCAAAGCTGGTGAAGCCTGAACAGGAAGAGAGCCAGATTGAAGAAGAACTGATGACCATGATCGACGAGGCGCAGACCGAAGGCGATATCGAAGAGGAAGAGGGAGAACTGATCCGCTCCGCTATCGAGTTCAACGACCAGAACGCCGCGGACATCATGACGCCCCGGGTGGACGTTACTGCCCTGGAGGATACCGCCACGATCGAAACCGCCGCGGACGTGTTCCGTGACACCTGGTTCTCCCGGATCCCTGTGTATCACGAAGACCTGGACCATATTGTTGGTATCCTGCATGAGAAGGACTTCTACAAGCTGACGCATGAGGGATGCACGGATATCACAAAGATCATGAAGGAGCCGGTGTTCGCGCCGGCAACCCTGTCCATCAGCAACCTGCTGAAGCTGTTCCGTACCTCCCAGACCCACCTGGTGATCCTGCTGGATGAATACGGCGGCACGGACGGCATCGTGACGATGGAAGACGTGCTGGAGGAACTGGTCGGCGAGATCTACGACGAGCACGACGAGGTCAGCGAAGAAGTCGTTGAACAGGAAGACGGCACCCTGATCGTGGACGGCAATATGCAGCTGCAGGAGCTGCTGGAGAAGTTCGGGGTTGAGGATGACGAATATGACGCTGACACAGTGGGCGGCTGGGCCAGCGAAATGCTGGAAAAAGTGCCTGAGGTCGGCGACAGCTTCACCCTGGACCGGCACCAGTTCACCGTAACTGAGATGGACGGTTTCCGCGTGATCCGGATGCAGGTGACAGAACTGCCGGAAGAGACGGAGACTGCGGAGGCTGAGGAAACGGGCGAACCTGAAGCAGAAGAGTGA
- a CDS encoding NfeD family protein — MDPFAWNLIMILGFVIGSGLIIAEAYIPGFGVAGVCGIILEIGALYCCWQAHGITAALLAFVGVLLLIGLAIFLSYRSAMNGRLSRSHLVLKDTETAAADSKQDLWIGKEGTAVTALRPAGQIEIGGTRLNAASTGDFIKKGTPVLVTGTEGDHYVIRKKD, encoded by the coding sequence ATGGATCCGTTCGCGTGGAATCTGATCATGATCCTTGGTTTCGTAATCGGCTCCGGTCTCATCATCGCGGAAGCCTATATCCCGGGTTTCGGGGTGGCCGGCGTCTGCGGCATTATTCTGGAGATTGGCGCCCTTTACTGCTGCTGGCAGGCTCATGGCATCACCGCGGCACTGCTCGCCTTTGTGGGTGTGCTTCTGCTGATCGGCCTGGCCATCTTCCTCTCCTATCGCAGCGCCATGAACGGCCGCCTGAGCAGGAGCCATCTTGTGTTGAAAGACACAGAGACAGCTGCTGCCGACAGCAAACAGGATCTCTGGATCGGTAAGGAAGGCACCGCGGTTACCGCGCTTCGTCCCGCCGGCCAGATCGAGATCGGCGGAACCCGCCTGAACGCCGCCAGCACCGGGGACTTTATTAAAAAAGGCACTCCCGTCCTGGTCACCGGCACAGAGGGCGACCATTACGTCATCCGCAAAAAAGACTAA
- the floA gene encoding flotillin-like protein FloA (flotillin-like protein involved in membrane lipid rafts), with translation MESAVLIPIIVVVVLIALAIFLHFVPMGLWISALASGVHIPISALIGMRIRRIQPQRLVYPLIKANKAGLNLTISQLETHYLAGGNVDRVINALIAAQRANIDMAFEKACAIDLAGRDVFQAVQMSVTPKVIETPVVAAIAKDGIELRAKARVTVRTNIERLVGGAGEETVIARVGEGIVTTVGSAETHKQVLENPDLISRTVLDKGLDAGTAYEILSIDIADVDVGRNVGAQLQMDQAEADRRIAQAKAEERRAMAVAHEQEMKASVQEMRAKVVEAEAEVPRAMATALREGKIGVLDYYQMKNTIADTEMRESIAKASTPQQTVGEQPRGKK, from the coding sequence ATGGAATCTGCTGTTTTAATCCCGATCATCGTGGTTGTAGTGCTTATCGCACTGGCCATTTTCCTGCACTTCGTTCCCATGGGCCTGTGGATTTCGGCCCTGGCCAGCGGCGTGCATATCCCGATCAGCGCGCTCATCGGTATGCGGATCCGCCGCATCCAGCCCCAGCGCCTGGTTTACCCCCTGATCAAGGCCAATAAAGCCGGTCTGAACCTGACCATCAGCCAGCTGGAAACCCACTACCTGGCCGGCGGTAATGTGGATCGCGTCATCAACGCCCTGATCGCCGCACAGCGCGCCAACATCGACATGGCCTTTGAAAAGGCCTGCGCAATCGACCTGGCCGGCCGTGATGTTTTCCAGGCCGTACAGATGAGCGTTACCCCGAAAGTCATTGAAACTCCTGTGGTTGCCGCTATCGCGAAAGATGGTATTGAACTGCGGGCCAAAGCCCGTGTGACCGTGCGCACCAACATCGAACGCCTGGTCGGCGGTGCCGGTGAAGAAACCGTTATCGCCCGTGTCGGCGAAGGCATCGTTACCACCGTTGGTTCCGCTGAAACCCACAAGCAGGTACTTGAGAATCCTGACCTGATCAGCCGTACTGTGCTGGACAAGGGCCTGGATGCCGGTACCGCCTACGAGATCCTCTCCATCGATATCGCGGATGTGGACGTTGGCCGTAACGTCGGCGCCCAGCTGCAGATGGACCAGGCCGAGGCAGACCGTCGTATCGCCCAGGCGAAGGCGGAAGAGCGCCGTGCTATGGCTGTCGCTCACGAGCAGGAAATGAAGGCTTCCGTGCAGGAGATGCGCGCGAAGGTGGTCGAAGCCGAAGCCGAAGTACCGCGTGCCATGGCGACCGCGCTGCGTGAAGGCAAGATCGGTGTCCTGGACTACTACCAGATGAAGAACACCATCGCCGATACCGAAATGCGTGAATCCATTGCCAAGGCCAGCACCCCGCAGCAGACTGTCGGTGAGCAGCCCCGCGGCAAAAAATGA
- a CDS encoding MutS-related protein, whose amino-acid sequence MLFKKKRIRRLKEAYGKKPDGEYYDGDMTWIRSYYDDCRKQGRDPFYVDDTTWNDLNMDAVYKRINACQSTAGEQCLYYMLRRPMDRETFRKQTQLTEMMEQDPEKRLKLQLILSRMGVYRPVYLGNILTPQKSDRLWLALYWAMFLFLPVSIICFIAFGNAFLWMPLLSISINSYVHLRREKKCEMGIRLANYCVLLVKTLDRMKKLKDDGIDRYLEEAYTQMKPLRFMLRGGGIVTDPGLKSDLDYILSMLLLDLIYYERIRTKLAKFHENFKVIHEGVGGIDAAISTASCKASLETACVPEIDYEAEKPYLHAAKVVHLMLTGAVPNDAVLDKSLLITGSNASGKSTYLRAVILSALMAETIGICPCESYRGSPFRIYTSMALSDDLLAGESYFMAEIRSLKRILDDRGENGFVLCAVDEVLRGTNTVERVAASAQVLEALEERGTLCLIATHDVELCDMAGDGYEKAHFEERISDTDVVFDYRIKPGPATTRNAIHLLKLMGFDEEIVQAAHARADRYVETGKWTN is encoded by the coding sequence ATGCTTTTCAAAAAGAAAAGAATCAGACGACTGAAAGAAGCCTACGGCAAAAAACCGGATGGTGAATACTACGACGGGGACATGACCTGGATCCGGTCCTATTATGATGACTGCCGGAAGCAGGGACGGGATCCGTTCTATGTGGATGACACCACCTGGAACGACCTGAATATGGACGCGGTATACAAACGGATCAACGCCTGCCAGTCCACAGCAGGGGAGCAGTGCCTGTATTACATGCTGCGCCGGCCCATGGACAGGGAAACCTTCAGGAAACAGACGCAGCTGACGGAAATGATGGAACAGGATCCGGAAAAACGGCTGAAGCTGCAGCTGATCCTGTCCAGGATGGGGGTATACCGGCCGGTATACCTGGGGAATATCCTTACGCCCCAGAAAAGCGACCGCCTGTGGCTGGCACTCTACTGGGCGATGTTCCTGTTTTTGCCGGTTTCCATTATCTGCTTTATCGCTTTCGGAAATGCCTTTCTCTGGATGCCTCTGCTATCCATCAGCATAAACAGTTATGTACACCTGAGACGCGAGAAGAAGTGCGAGATGGGGATCCGGCTGGCGAACTACTGCGTTCTGCTGGTCAAAACCCTGGACCGGATGAAAAAGCTGAAAGATGACGGGATTGACCGGTACCTGGAGGAGGCCTATACGCAGATGAAACCGCTCCGGTTCATGCTGCGGGGCGGCGGAATCGTAACAGACCCGGGGCTGAAAAGCGACCTGGATTATATCCTGTCGATGCTGCTGCTGGATCTGATCTATTATGAGCGCATCCGGACGAAGCTGGCCAAATTTCATGAAAACTTCAAGGTGATCCATGAAGGTGTCGGAGGAATCGACGCAGCGATCTCCACTGCCTCCTGCAAGGCCAGCCTGGAAACAGCCTGTGTTCCCGAAATTGATTATGAGGCGGAAAAACCTTATCTCCACGCGGCAAAGGTGGTGCACCTGATGCTGACCGGGGCGGTGCCGAATGACGCGGTGCTGGATAAATCCTTGCTGATCACCGGATCCAACGCTTCCGGAAAATCCACCTATCTCCGGGCTGTTATCCTGTCCGCCCTGATGGCGGAGACAATCGGGATCTGCCCGTGTGAATCGTACCGGGGCAGTCCTTTCCGGATCTATACATCCATGGCCCTTTCGGATGACCTGCTGGCCGGGGAAAGCTACTTTATGGCGGAGATCAGATCCCTGAAGCGGATCCTGGATGACCGGGGCGAAAACGGCTTTGTGCTGTGCGCTGTGGACGAAGTGCTGCGCGGAACCAATACGGTGGAACGGGTTGCTGCTTCCGCACAGGTGCTGGAGGCCCTTGAGGAGCGGGGCACCCTCTGCCTGATCGCCACCCATGATGTGGAGCTGTGCGATATGGCGGGGGACGGATATGAGAAAGCGCATTTTGAGGAACGGATCTCCGATACGGATGTCGTGTTTGACTACCGGATCAAGCCGGGTCCGGCAACCACGCGGAACGCCATCCACCTGCTGAAACTGATGGGATTCGATGAAGAGATCGTCCAGGCTGCACACGCCCGGGCGGACAGGTATGTAGAGACCGGAAAATGGACCAACTAA
- a CDS encoding glycoside hydrolase family 31 protein — translation MIRKYTFGTPLPTDAIVQSLPAEKSPLPYFSAHTGEDGSLTLSLSLHPEEVIFGLGQAVRGMDKRGHRYESWNSDVFNHTEERPSLYGSHNLLVFFSPERLLGLYLDDPGRITWDLGYGNRSEAVITSASGNVDVYLIEEDTLPGIARSFRKLTGRSYMPPRWAFGYIQSRWGYASEQEIRTVAEEHRKRHIPLDGICLDIDYMVDFKNFTWKPDAFPDLKKFQGEMKEDHIRLVPIIDAGIKVEEGYTPYDTGKAGDFFCKKEDGSDFVAAVWPGRCCFPDFLREDVRRWFGDLYLPLLEAGIEGFWNDMNEPALFYSDEGLADAFAAADRIRSGGVDYESTWWLKDVFNGMANSMDDYRRFYHLVDGKPVRHDLVHNLYGAGMTRATAEGFRRFSPDKRLLLFSRSSFVGAHRNGGIWQGDNFSWWSHLKMALQMLPGLNLCGFLFTGCDLGGFGCNVTEDLLERFLQLGVFTPLMRNHSALHTRDQEIYRFSIWETMRDTVSVRYALLPYLYSEFMKAALRDEMYFHPLAFDYPADRRAVHTQDQLMLGGDCMIAPVCEQNAAGRYVYLPEDMLLIRFRSAKDYDLVPLEKGDHWIDLALGEFPLFVKKNHAVPLCPGGESSELLDDTRFALLGIIEQEGAYELYRDDGETSSPDLESGLTRIALVPDQSLTRKVNV, via the coding sequence ATGATTCGTAAGTACACCTTCGGTACCCCCCTGCCTACAGATGCCATTGTTCAGTCCCTCCCGGCGGAGAAAAGCCCCCTGCCTTATTTCTCCGCTCACACCGGAGAGGACGGAAGCCTGACCCTGTCCCTTTCCCTGCACCCGGAAGAAGTGATCTTCGGCCTGGGACAGGCCGTCCGCGGCATGGATAAGCGGGGCCACCGCTATGAAAGCTGGAACAGCGACGTCTTCAATCACACTGAAGAGCGCCCCAGCCTTTACGGCAGCCATAACCTGCTGGTCTTCTTCAGCCCGGAGCGGCTCCTGGGCCTCTACCTGGATGATCCCGGCCGGATCACCTGGGATCTTGGTTACGGAAACCGCAGTGAGGCAGTCATTACCTCCGCAAGCGGAAATGTGGATGTCTACCTGATTGAAGAGGATACTCTTCCCGGGATTGCCCGTTCCTTCCGGAAGCTCACCGGCCGCAGCTATATGCCGCCGCGCTGGGCCTTCGGTTATATCCAGAGCCGCTGGGGCTACGCCAGTGAACAGGAGATCCGCACCGTTGCCGAAGAGCACCGGAAGCGTCATATCCCGCTGGACGGCATCTGCCTGGATATCGACTATATGGTGGATTTCAAAAACTTCACCTGGAAGCCGGATGCTTTCCCGGACCTGAAAAAATTCCAGGGCGAGATGAAAGAAGACCATATCCGCCTGGTGCCCATCATCGACGCGGGCATCAAAGTGGAGGAGGGGTATACTCCCTATGACACCGGCAAAGCCGGGGACTTCTTCTGCAAAAAAGAAGACGGAAGCGATTTTGTTGCCGCCGTCTGGCCGGGCCGCTGCTGTTTCCCGGATTTCCTGAGGGAGGATGTCCGCCGCTGGTTCGGGGACCTGTACCTTCCCCTGCTGGAGGCCGGTATCGAAGGTTTCTGGAATGATATGAACGAGCCTGCCCTCTTCTATTCCGATGAGGGGCTGGCTGATGCCTTTGCCGCCGCGGACAGGATCCGTTCCGGCGGGGTGGACTATGAATCCACCTGGTGGCTGAAGGATGTTTTCAACGGCATGGCCAACAGCATGGATGACTACCGCCGGTTTTACCATCTGGTGGACGGAAAGCCCGTCCGTCATGACCTGGTACACAACCTCTACGGTGCCGGCATGACCCGTGCCACGGCGGAAGGTTTCCGCCGCTTCAGCCCGGATAAGCGCCTGCTGCTCTTCTCCCGCAGTTCCTTTGTCGGTGCCCACCGCAACGGCGGAATCTGGCAGGGTGACAACTTCTCCTGGTGGAGCCACCTGAAGATGGCCCTGCAGATGCTCCCGGGCCTGAACCTCTGCGGTTTCCTTTTCACCGGCTGTGACCTGGGCGGCTTCGGCTGCAATGTCACGGAAGATCTGCTGGAGCGCTTCCTGCAGCTGGGCGTCTTCACTCCCCTGATGCGCAATCACTCTGCCCTCCATACCCGGGACCAGGAAATCTACCGCTTCAGTATCTGGGAAACCATGCGGGACACCGTATCCGTGCGTTACGCCCTGCTTCCGTATCTCTACAGTGAGTTCATGAAGGCCGCCCTGCGGGATGAGATGTATTTCCACCCCCTGGCCTTTGATTATCCGGCAGACCGGCGCGCCGTCCATACCCAGGACCAGCTGATGCTGGGCGGGGACTGCATGATCGCCCCCGTCTGTGAGCAGAACGCTGCCGGCCGGTATGTATACCTGCCCGAAGATATGCTCCTCATCCGCTTCCGTTCCGCGAAGGATTACGACCTGGTTCCGCTGGAAAAGGGGGATCACTGGATCGACCTGGCCCTGGGTGAGTTCCCGCTCTTTGTGAAAAAGAACCATGCGGTGCCCCTCTGCCCCGGCGGAGAATCCTCCGAACTGCTGGACGATACCCGTTTTGCCCTACTAGGCATCATTGAGCAGGAAGGAGCTTATGAGCTGTACCGGGACGATGGCGAAACATCCTCCCCTGACCTGGAATCCGGCCTCACCCGGATCGCACTTGTACCGGATCAGTCCCTGACCCGCAAGGTGAATGTTTAA
- a CDS encoding SDR family oxidoreductase, translated as MKALFIGGTGTISMAIVRRLAEKTDWEVWLLNRGRRAADVPAGVHTITADISDEKDVAEKLRDHFFDTVCEFIGFTPDQVERDWRLFRDKTRQYIYISSASAYLKPAAGYVITEGTTLANPYWEYSRNKIACEEFLMKKHREEGFPVTIVRPSHTYDERSIPVAVHGSNGSWQVIRRIMEGKPVIIPGDGSSLWTLTFNTDFARGFTGLMGSRHAIGEAFQITGDETLTWDQIHRTIADALNKPLIPYHVSADFLAETGKSMGYDFTGGLIGDKSVSVVFDNRKLKRAVPDMRTAVPFHVGVRKALDYILSHPECQKEDPEFDAWCDRVIAALEKAKKEV; from the coding sequence ATGAAAGCTCTCTTCATCGGCGGAACCGGCACCATCAGCATGGCCATCGTCCGGCGGCTGGCGGAAAAGACAGACTGGGAGGTTTGGCTCCTGAACCGGGGCCGGCGCGCCGCGGATGTTCCCGCCGGCGTGCACACCATCACCGCGGATATCAGCGATGAAAAGGATGTGGCGGAAAAGCTCCGGGATCACTTCTTCGATACCGTCTGTGAGTTCATCGGCTTCACCCCGGACCAGGTGGAACGGGACTGGCGTCTCTTCCGGGATAAGACCCGCCAGTATATCTACATCAGCTCCGCCTCCGCCTACCTGAAGCCGGCCGCGGGTTATGTGATCACCGAGGGTACCACCCTGGCGAATCCTTACTGGGAATACTCCCGCAACAAGATCGCCTGTGAGGAATTCCTGATGAAAAAGCACCGGGAGGAAGGTTTCCCTGTCACCATTGTCCGGCCCAGCCACACCTATGATGAGCGCAGCATCCCTGTGGCCGTCCATGGAAGCAACGGTTCCTGGCAGGTAATCCGCCGGATCATGGAGGGCAAACCCGTCATCATTCCCGGAGACGGCTCCTCCCTGTGGACCCTGACCTTCAACACAGACTTTGCCCGGGGCTTTACCGGCCTTATGGGAAGCCGCCACGCCATCGGCGAGGCGTTCCAGATCACTGGGGACGAAACCCTGACCTGGGATCAGATCCACCGGACTATTGCGGACGCGCTGAATAAGCCCCTGATCCCCTATCATGTTTCAGCTGACTTCCTGGCAGAAACCGGAAAGTCCATGGGCTATGACTTCACCGGCGGGCTCATCGGCGACAAGTCTGTTTCAGTCGTCTTTGATAACCGGAAACTGAAAAGAGCCGTACCTGATATGAGGACGGCCGTACCCTTCCACGTTGGTGTCAGGAAAGCGCTGGATTATATTCTTTCCCATCCGGAATGCCAGAAGGAAGATCCTGAATTTGATGCCTGGTGCGACCGGGTGATCGCGGCCCTGGAAAAAGCCAAAAAGGAAGTATAA
- a CDS encoding YdcF family protein yields the protein MKKIIALVLALVLLCAAAAADTWQAAEENLPRFRTLAELLKEAGREKTAENQAEIEALLEEIQVANPEDYAVGRAVTDHWFKSALNSNYRRFAYRGEEKAYPLERSGLDFGGKHAFVVLGFQLENGEMQPELTGRCDAAAAAAKSFPDSILICTGGATGENNPENHTEAGEMKKYLSEKKGIEASRIFTDAEAMTTAENAVNVFRILKEQGVEAITIVTSDYHQLWAQVLFNGIAAVWKAHTGYEVRIVGNYNWRTETKQSREITGRGLGQLMSLLENGITIDP from the coding sequence GTGAAGAAGATCATTGCACTTGTCCTGGCTCTTGTACTGCTTTGCGCGGCAGCGGCCGCAGATACCTGGCAGGCAGCGGAGGAAAACCTTCCGCGGTTCAGGACACTGGCGGAGCTGCTGAAGGAAGCCGGCAGGGAAAAAACCGCCGAAAACCAGGCGGAGATAGAAGCCCTGCTGGAAGAAATACAGGTGGCAAATCCGGAGGACTATGCTGTGGGACGCGCTGTGACGGACCACTGGTTTAAAAGCGCACTGAACAGCAATTACCGGAGGTTTGCCTACCGGGGAGAGGAAAAAGCCTATCCGCTGGAACGGAGCGGCCTGGACTTCGGGGGAAAGCACGCCTTTGTGGTGCTGGGATTCCAGCTGGAGAACGGGGAGATGCAGCCGGAGCTGACCGGCCGGTGCGACGCGGCGGCGGCAGCGGCAAAGTCCTTCCCGGATTCGATCCTGATCTGCACCGGCGGGGCCACAGGAGAAAACAACCCGGAAAACCATACGGAAGCCGGGGAGATGAAGAAATACCTTTCGGAAAAGAAGGGGATTGAGGCCTCCCGGATCTTTACGGACGCGGAGGCCATGACCACGGCGGAAAACGCGGTCAACGTTTTCCGGATCCTGAAGGAGCAGGGGGTCGAAGCCATAACCATTGTGACATCCGATTATCACCAGCTGTGGGCGCAGGTGCTGTTCAACGGGATCGCAGCGGTATGGAAAGCCCATACCGGCTATGAAGTACGAATTGTCGGCAACTACAACTGGCGGACGGAAACAAAACAATCCCGCGAAATCACGGGGCGCGGACTGGGACAGCTGATGTCCCTGCTGGAGAACGGGATCACGATCGATCCGTAA